The following are encoded together in the Acipenser ruthenus chromosome 24, fAciRut3.2 maternal haplotype, whole genome shotgun sequence genome:
- the LOC117429328 gene encoding C-myc promoter-binding protein-like isoform X4, whose product MMEDKGFRVADYFVVAGLTDSSKPLEEEIHFNDICHKIAKPKAPITDVAIIIKSLGEEVPQGYTCVDTTPTGLSADLNNGSLMGPQIFLCYKRGRDKPPLTDLGVLYEWKERLKQGCHIIQTTPSGRPANISSPSSQRIYITYRRAPDSMSQTSLAVTDICIIIPSKGETPPHTFCKVDKNLNSSMWGSSVYLCYKKSVAKTNTIAYKAGLICRYPEEDYESFPLPESVPLFCLPMGATIECWPSETKYPLPVFSTFVLTGSSGEKVYGAAIHFYEPHAQENLTDKQRSQLGLISATNRKPIVSKTIHTNKCICLLSHWPFFDAFRKFLTFLYRYSISGPHVLPIERHVSHFMHKVPFPSPQRPRILVQLSPHDNLILSQPVSSPLPLSGGRFTTLLQNLGPENAITLLVFAVTEHKILIHSLRPAVVTSVTEALVSMIFPFHWPCPYIPLCPLALADVLSAPCPFIVGVDSRYFDLYDPPPDVSCVDLDTNTISHTEDKRALTWKILPKKACKNLMNLLNNIYQELAESQQRPREDGLMELSMNDYDFNSGKSLQTLEMEIQEAFLRFMASILKGYRSYLRPITQAPSEKATDASSLFDLQGFLKSRDRSHQKFYSLMTKTQMFIRFIEECSFVSDKDASLAFFDDCVDKLFSTEHSTDKGLKVDLDKLEEMRLIELDESQRSEHTVFITPPELPALPDGEEHPLQYSYSGFPVLILELFDRPDGLLKTPATRLTSKQSSPTSPSPMFRRTKQEIKSAHKIAKKYSSIPQMWSKCLLRHCYGLWFICLPAYVKVCHSKIRALRTAYDVLRKMQVKKLEPPDEVCYRVLMQLCGQYGQPVLAVRVLFEMKKAGVHPNAITYGYYNKAVLESTWPSSTRGGYFLWMKLRNVLLGVVQFRRALKKPQSHPPQTPLSASCGYGSSLVEHMEKIPYPTQGIRFEIRHPSVLSGGQSDLGYNSLSKEEVRRGDAATQDGPVETEDKKESDSSSLSESESVKGSGDSVPQFDCQEAACGFKPPGGIVRVSCPFEAVNESGDTSNDPVAGLMFTTCLEEIGYVQNNSLRKRHKSAVEGSLKEPMSWGDRNRNLSGDTILGLQMNKRGVVETDTRKMAEKLGADIKILSNAVQTVRPNTLDIGNGTHRSKAVNRDSPEKDSSDEDAAFEADKIDSPSIFNLEDLDDEPASAGKSVKAAARKPRRVERSSSSSSFAARPVEMGFDPLSLFAAQTEQQTEEEEEVRSLSTPSARRELAEEIEMYMNNMSSPLVSRAPSVDLQRTRDDDPTCIQSPSMEEKNSRRSSLPPSSPRAVGLPRSRTYHSKTDSKLRERLWSSPSFSSNSPQRELPPDPEGAVALMSPSSFNLDTLLTPTFDVLKSSMFSAGKGVAEKASKWYSRFATYSTSSKDLNYDRSSISSGGLIDPESSSLMDDDVYSEYEGAASPQGNNIAYVAKGVGQSQTSHDSTSKQPHHTGSVLSTGSNFPLPDKSELDSSRYTSNTSIFQNYAMEVLISSCSRCKTCDCLVYDEEIMAGWTADDSNLNTTCPFCGSPFLPFLNIEIRDLRGPGRCFLKYGPSVEEGVSTACSTVPNVETRNSVISPADPDMAVSPKITVPECPDPESRSTRCGCTPAKSIEIPSERKWGVSDSGCAGHPMARSATTFYPLEEDDAPRRNTHSVPTGSLPSRFSDVADLLSFEWRLHNPDPVTVPYLSPLVLWKELESLLENEGDHVITVADFVDHHPIVFWNLVWYFRRLDLPSNLPGLILSSEHCNRGSKVPRNWLSEDSKHVLIQILWDNLKLHQDPGQPFYILWNTHSKCCSGVKYPMVDSVQKGEEPFNEEFLQSVVKSIQMNDVYRPMSQILEILGKQLGMKRQRSLYREILFLSLVALGKDNIDIDAFDREYKMAYDRLTPIQVKFTHNCDRPPSTGVMECRKTFGEPYL is encoded by the exons ATGATGGAAGACAAAGGCTTTCGTGTTGCCGATTACTTTGTGGTGGCGGGTTTGACCGATTCATCCAAACCACTCGAAGAGGAAATCCACTTCAATGACATCTGCCACAAGATCGCCAAACCCAAAGCCCCGATCACAGACGTGGCCATCATCATTAAATCGCTAGGAGAGGAGGTGCCACAAGGCTACACATGTGTGGACACGACTCCAACAGGACTGTCTGCAGATCTCAACAATGGCAGCCTCATGGGACCCCAGATCTTCCTGTGCTACAAGAGAGGCAGGGATAAACCACCTCTCACTGATCTTGG GGTTTTGTACGAGTGGAAGGAAAGACTCAAGCAGGGCTGTCATATTATTCAAACCACTCCTTCCGGACGCCCTGCTAATATCAGCAGCCCCTCATCACAGAGGATATATATTACTTACCGGCGCGCCCCAGACAGCATGTCTCAGACTTCCCTGGCCGTGACAGACATATGTATAATCATTCCAAGTAAAGGAGAGACCCCGCCACACACCTTCTGCAAGGTGGACAAAAACCTCAATAGTAGCATG TGGGGCTCGTCTGTATATCTTTGTTACAAGAAGTCGGTGGCAAAGACCAATACCATAGCATATAAAGCTG GTTTAATTTGCAGGTATCCAGAAGAAGACTATGAATCATTCCCTTTACCTGAATCTGTGCCTCTCTTCTGCCTGCCCATGGGTGCAACAATCGAATGCTGGCCTTCCGAAACCAAATACCCACTCCCTGTTTTCTCTACATTTGTATTGACTGGATCTTCTGGAGAAAAG GTGTACGGCGCTGCAATCCATTTCTATGAGCCCCACGCGCAGGAGAACCTCACTGACAAACAGCGCTCCCAACTGGGACTGATCAGCGCCACCAATCGCAAACCCATTGTCTCCAAAACCATCCACACCAACAAGTGCATATGTCTGCTCTCCCACTGGCCTTTCTTTGATGCCTTTAGGAAGTTTCTGACATTCCTGTACCGATACTCGATCTCTGGCCCTCATGTACTACCCATTGAGAG ACACGTATCCCATTTCATGCACAAAGTTCCTTTTCCGTCGCCTCAAAGGCCGAGAATCTTGGTGCAG CTGTCGCCACATGATAACTTGATACTGAGCCAGCCTGTATCATCACCATTGCCACTTAG TGGTGGCAGGTTCACTACCCTGCTGCAGAATCTCGGCCCTGAGAATGCGATCACGCTGCTGGTGTTTGCAGTCACAGAACACAAGATCCTGATCCACTCGCTCAGGCCAGCCGTGGTCACAAGCGTGACCGAGGCATTGGTCTCT ATGATTTTCCCTTTCCACTGGCCCTGCCCATATATTCCTCTTTGTCCTTTGGCATTAGCAGATGTGCTGAGTGCCCCTTGCCCGTTCATAGTCGGGGTCGATTCGAGATACTTTGATCTGTATGATCCGCCTCCAGATGTCAGCTGTGTTGATCTGGACACTAACACGATATCACA TACTGAAGATAAGAGGGCTTTGACCTGGAAGATTCTGCCAAAGAAGGCTTGCAAAAATCTGATGAATTTGTTGAATAACATTTACCAGGAACTAGCAGAAT CACAACAGAGACCAAGAGAAGATGGGTTGATGGAGTTAAGCATGAATGACTATGATTTTAACTCTGGGAAGAGTCTGCAAACCCTGGAAATGGAGATACAGGAGGCATTCTTGCGCTTCATGGCCTCGATATTGAAGGGATACCGGTCATACCTTCGTCCCATTACACAGGCCCCCTCTGAGAAGGCAACTGATGCTAGCTCTCTGTTCGACTTGCAAG GCTTCCTGAAGAGTCGGGATCGCTCTCACCAGAAGTTTTACTCGCTGATGACGAAGACGCAGATGTTTATTCGGTTTATTGAAGAGTGTTCCTTCGTGAGCGACAAGGATGCAAGTCTGGCATTTTTCGATGATTGTGTAGATAAA CTGTTCAGCACAGAGCACAGTACTGATAAAGGACTAAAG GTGGACCTGGACAAGCTGGAGGAGATGCGTCTGATTGAGCTGGACGAGTCCCAGCGCAGTGAGCACACTGTGTTCATCACCCCCCCAGAGCTCCCAGCTCTGCCTGATGGAGAGGAGCACCCTCTGCAGTACAG CTACAGTGGCTTTCCTGTGCTGATCCTGGAGCTGTTTGATCGACCGGATGGTTTGCTGAAGACCCCGGCTACCAGACTGACCTCGAAGCAGAGCTCTCCCACTAGCCCCTCACCCATGTTCAGGAGGACTAAACAG gaaaTCAAGTCAGCCCACAAAATTGCAAAAAAGTACTCGTCCATACCACAGATGTGGTCCAAGTGTCTCTTGCGACACTGCTACGGCTTGTGGTTCATCTGTCTGCCTGCGTACGTCAAAGTGTGTCACTCAAAGATCAGGGCTCTGAGAACGGCATACGATGTGCTGAGAAAAATGCAAGTCAAGAAACTTGAGCCTCCTGACGAG gtgTGTTACCGAGTTCTGATGCAGTTGTGTGGACAGTATGGTCAGCCAGTTTTAGCAGTTCGGGTTCTTTTTGAAATGAAGAAGGCTGGTGTTCACCCCAATGCTATTACATACGGTTATTATAACAAG GCTGTTTTAGAAAGCACTTGGCCTTCCAGTACTAGGGGTGGTTACTTTCTCTGGATGAAATTGAGAAATGTCCTTCTAGGAGTTGTGCAGTTCAGAAGAGCCTTGAAAAAGCCCCAGTCACACCCCCCACAGACCCCTCTCTCAG CTAGCTGTGGGTATGGTAGCAGTCTAGTAGAGCACATGGAGAAAATTCCATACCCCACACAGGGGATTAGGTTTGAAATCAGACATCCCAGTGTCCTTTCAG GTGGTCAGTCTGACCTTGGGTACAACTCTCTGTCGAAAGAGGAGGTGAGGCGGGGTGACGCTGCTACACAGGATGGTCCAGTGGAGACGGAGGACAAGAAGGAGAGCGACTCCAGCTCAC TTTCAGAAAGCGAGAGTGTAAAGGGCAGTGGTGACTCTGTTCCTCAGTTTGATTGTCAAGAAGCAGCCTGTGGATTTAAACCTCCCGGGGGAATCGTCCGTGTCAGCTGCCCTTTTGAGGCAGTCAACGAGTCAGGCGACACGAGCAATG ATCCTGTTGCAGGACTTATGTTCACCACCTGTTTAGAGGAGATTGGCTATGTTCAAAACAACAGCCTTCGGAAGAGACACAAGAGTGCCGTAGAAGGGAGTTTGAAGGAACCGATGAGCTGGGGAGACCGGAACCGCAACCTCAGTGGAGACACAATCCTGGGGCTGCAGATGAACAAAAGGGGGGTTGTGGAGACTGACACCAGGAAGATGGCTGAGAAACTGGGAGCCGACATCAAGATCCTTTCAAACGCTGTCCAGACCGTGAGACCGAACACTCTGGACATTGGAAACGGCACCCACAGGTCAAAAGCTGTAAACCGAGACAGTCCGGAGAAGGACTCCAGCGACGAAGACGCGGCTTTCGAAGCTGATAAAATAGACTCGCCCTCTATCTTCAACCTAGAGGACCTTGACGACGAGCCGGCCAGCGCTGGGAAGTCTGTGAAAGCGGCGGCTCGGAAGCCACGCAGGGTGGAGaggtccagcagcagcagcagctttgcaGCCAGGCCGGTCGAGATGGGCTTCGACCCTCTCTCCCTGTTTGCAGCCCAGACGGAGCAGCAGactgaggaggaagaggaagtgAGGAGCCTCTCCACCCCCTCCGCACGGAGAGAGCTGGCCGAGGAGATCGAAATGTACATGAACAACATGAGCAGCCCCCTGGTCAGCCGTGCCCCCAGCGTGGACCTACAGAGGACGAGGGACGACGACCCCACCTGTATCCAGAGCCCCTCCATGGAGGAAAAGAACTCCAGGAGGTCCAGCCTTCCCCCAAGCTCCCCCAGAGCTGTGGGGCTTCCACGCTCCAGGACCTATCACTCCAAGACAGACAGCAAGCTAAGAGAGAGGCTGTGGTCGTCTCCCTCCTTCTCATCGAACAGCCCGCAGAGGGAGCTGCCTCCAGACCCCGAAGGAGCAGTGGCGCTGATGTCCCCGTCGTCTTTTAATCTGGACACCTTACTAACACCCACCTTTGATGTGCTCAAGAGCAGCATGTTTTCAGCAGGGAAAGGAGTAGCAGAAAAAGCCAGCAAGTGGTATTCCAGATTTGCTACCTACTCCACTTCTTCTAAG GATCTCAATTACGACAGATCTAGCATATCATCTGGTGGGTTGATAGATCCGGAATCCTCTTCATTGATGGATGATGATGTCTACAGTGAATATGAAGGGGCAGCGTCCCCTCAAGGAAACAATATTGCATACGTGGCTAAGGGGGTGGGACAGAGCCAAACATCTCACGACAGCACTTCAAAGCAACCACATCACACAG GTAGTGTACTGTCCACAGGCTCCAACTTCCCATTGCCTGACAAGTCGGAACTGGATTCATCTCGTTACACCAGCAACACCAGTATATTTCAAAATTACGCCATGGAG GTCCTCATTTCAAGCTGCTCGCGCTGTAAGACCTGCGACTGTCTGGTCTATGATGAGGAGATCATGGCGGGATGGACTGCAGACGACTCCAACCTCAACACCACCTGTCCCTTCTGCGGGAGTCCCTTCCTGCCCTTCCTCAACATCGAGATCCGAGACCTCCGGGGACCCGGCAG gtgtTTTTTGAAGTACGGCCCATCTGTGGAGGAAGGCGTGTCCACAGCCTGCTCTACGGTTCCTAACGTGGAGACCAGGAATTCTGTCATCTCCCCTGCTGACCCAGACATGGCTGTCTCTCCGAAGATCACAGTACCGGAATGCCCAGATCCCGAAAG taGAAGCACTCGCTGTGGATGCACCCCTGCTAAGTCCATTGAGATTCCCTCGGAGAGGAAGTGGGGTGTCAGTGATTCGGGCTGTGCGGGGCACCCCATGGCTCGGAGCGCCACTACCTTCTATCCACTGGAGGAGGACGATGCCCCCCGCAGAAACACCCACAGTGTACCCACAGGGAGCCTGCCCTCCAGGTTCAGTGATGTTGCA GATCTTCTGAGCTTTGAATGGAGGCTACACAATCCAGACCCGGTCACGGTTCCCTATCTCAGTCCTCTCGTACTGTGGAAAGAACTGGAAAGCTTGCTGGAAAACGAAGGGGATCATGTGATAACGGTGGCAGACTTCGTGGACCATCATCCCATTGTGTTCTGGAATCTGGTGTGGTATTTCAGACGACTTGATCTGCCAAGCAATTTGCCAGGCTTAATACTGTCCTCTGAACATTGCAACAGAGGGTCAAAG GTTCCTCGAAACTGGTTGTCAGAAGATAGCAAACATGTTTTAATCCAGATTCTGTGGGACAATCTTAAACTACACCAGGATCCAGGACAGCCGTTCTACATCCTGTGGAACACGCACAGTAAGTGCTGCTCTG GTGTGAAATACCCCATGGTAGACTCTGttcaaaagggagaggagccttTCAATGAAGAGTTCTTGCAGAGCGTGGTGAAGAGCATTCAGATGAACGACGTCTATCGGCCCATGAGTCAAATCTTAGAGATTCTAGGTAAACAACTGGGCATGAAAAGACAGAG AAGCTTATACAGAGAAATCCTGTTCCTTTCTCTGGTTGCCCTTGGAAAAGACAACATTGATATTG atGCATTTGATAGAGAGTACAAGATGGCCTATGATCGTCTGACTCCCATCCAGGTGAAGTTTACACATAACTGTGATCGTCCTCCCAGCACTGGAGTCATGGAGTGCCGCAAGACCTTCGGAGAACCGTATCTGTAA